The Carnobacterium mobile DSM 4848 genome includes a window with the following:
- the rpsR gene encoding 30S ribosomal protein S18, which translates to MAIQRRGGRKRRKVDYIAANHIEYIDYKDLDLLKRFISERGKILPRRVTGTSAKNQRKLTTAIKRARIMGLLPFVTAE; encoded by the coding sequence ATGGCTATCCAACGTAGAGGCGGACGCAAACGCCGTAAAGTTGACTATATCGCAGCTAACCATATCGAATACATCGATTATAAAGATTTAGATCTTTTAAAACGATTTATTTCTGAAAGAGGTAAAATTTTACCTCGTCGTGTTACTGGGACTTCAGCTAAAAACCAACGTAAATTAACTACTGCAATTAAACGTGCACGTATCATGGGACTATTACCATTCGTTACGGCTGAATAA
- the gyrA gene encoding DNA gyrase subunit A, which translates to MAEEFKENIENINLSYEMRNSFLDYAMSVIVARALPDVRDGLKPVHRRILFGMSELGVTPDKAHKKSARIVGDVMGKYHPHGDSAIYESMVRMAQDFSFRYPLVDGHGNFGSVDGDGAAAMRYTEARMTRMALEMLRDINKDTIDYHDNYDGSELEPDVLPARFPNLLVNGATGIAVGMATNIPPHNLTEVISALHILMKDPEATTADLMDALPGPDFPTGGLVMGKSGIRRAYETGRGSIIIRAKVEIETTKNGRERIIVHELPYMVNKARLVERIADLARDKRIEGITDLADESDRDGMRIVIDIRRDMSASVVLNNLYKLTSLQTSFGFNMLAIVNGIPKVLSLKSILEEYLKHQENIIRRRTEYDKRKAEARAHILEGLRIALDHIDEIIRIIRSSKTGEIAKNTLIETYGLSDKQAQAILDMRMVRLTGLEREKIESEYNDLIALITDLADILSNPERIHSIIETELLEIQERFGDARRTELLVGEVLSLEDEDLIEEEEIVITLTHNGYIKRLPSSEFKSQRRGGRGVQGMGVHDDDFIETLVSCSTHDTLLFFTNNGKVYRSKGYEIPEYGRTAKGIPVINLLGIDSEETIQAVINIKGKADDDHYLFFTTRQGTVKRTSISAFSNIRSNGIRAIVLREDDELMTVSVTDGKQTIIIGTHLGYAVSFEETVVRNMGRSASGVRGIRLRDDDYVVGMDLLTADSEVLIITEKGYGKRTNASEYAVKGRGGKGVKTANITEKNGPLAGLTTVKGDEDIMLITNSGVIIRFSVDSISQTGRATLGVRLIRVADNGIVSTMAKVDAEEAEIEAPDANVEIVSAKDGHESDVEVVSETEKQLEEEQQNSEE; encoded by the coding sequence ATGGCCGAAGAATTTAAAGAAAACATTGAAAATATCAATTTAAGCTATGAAATGCGGAACTCATTCCTCGATTACGCGATGAGTGTTATTGTAGCGCGTGCTTTACCTGATGTACGGGATGGTTTAAAACCAGTCCATCGCCGGATTTTGTTTGGCATGAGCGAGTTAGGCGTAACGCCCGACAAAGCCCATAAAAAATCAGCGCGTATTGTTGGGGACGTTATGGGGAAATACCATCCTCACGGTGACAGTGCCATTTATGAATCCATGGTTCGGATGGCTCAAGACTTTAGTTTCCGTTATCCATTAGTAGATGGACACGGCAACTTTGGTTCAGTCGACGGAGATGGAGCCGCAGCTATGCGGTACACCGAGGCCCGGATGACCCGAATGGCTTTAGAAATGCTGCGTGATATCAACAAGGATACAATCGATTACCATGATAACTACGATGGTTCGGAACTTGAACCGGATGTTTTACCGGCTCGTTTTCCCAATTTGCTAGTCAATGGTGCCACAGGAATTGCTGTAGGGATGGCGACGAACATTCCACCGCATAATTTGACGGAAGTGATTTCAGCTCTGCACATTTTGATGAAAGATCCAGAAGCCACAACAGCCGACTTGATGGATGCTTTACCAGGCCCTGATTTTCCAACTGGTGGTCTGGTGATGGGTAAATCAGGAATCAGACGAGCTTATGAAACAGGCAGAGGTTCAATCATTATCCGTGCGAAAGTGGAGATCGAAACGACTAAAAACGGCCGAGAACGAATCATTGTTCATGAATTGCCTTATATGGTCAATAAAGCTCGTTTAGTTGAACGGATTGCAGATTTAGCAAGAGACAAACGGATTGAAGGCATTACCGATCTAGCAGATGAATCAGACCGTGACGGTATGCGGATCGTCATTGACATCCGTCGCGATATGAGCGCAAGTGTTGTTTTGAATAATTTATACAAATTGACTTCTTTGCAAACATCCTTTGGTTTTAATATGTTAGCCATTGTGAATGGCATTCCAAAAGTATTGAGCTTAAAATCGATTTTAGAAGAATATTTAAAACACCAAGAAAATATTATTCGCAGAAGAACAGAATACGATAAGCGCAAAGCAGAAGCTCGTGCGCATATTTTAGAAGGGTTACGAATCGCTTTAGATCATATCGATGAAATCATTCGGATCATTCGGAGTTCTAAAACGGGAGAAATCGCTAAAAATACGTTGATTGAAACATACGGCTTATCTGATAAGCAAGCTCAAGCCATATTGGATATGCGAATGGTTCGATTAACTGGATTAGAACGCGAAAAAATTGAATCTGAATACAACGATTTAATAGCATTGATTACGGATCTAGCAGATATTTTAAGCAATCCGGAAAGAATCCATTCCATTATTGAAACAGAATTACTAGAAATCCAAGAACGTTTTGGCGATGCTCGCCGGACAGAATTATTAGTCGGAGAAGTATTGAGCCTTGAAGATGAAGATTTGATCGAAGAAGAAGAAATTGTGATCACCTTAACACATAATGGGTATATCAAACGTCTTCCAAGTTCTGAGTTCAAATCGCAAAGAAGAGGCGGACGCGGTGTTCAAGGAATGGGTGTTCATGATGATGACTTTATTGAAACGCTGGTTTCTTGTTCGACTCATGATACCTTGTTGTTCTTTACAAATAACGGAAAAGTATACCGTTCTAAAGGATATGAAATTCCCGAATATGGACGGACTGCAAAAGGGATACCAGTGATCAACTTGTTAGGAATCGATTCTGAAGAGACGATTCAAGCCGTTATCAACATCAAAGGCAAAGCAGACGATGATCATTATCTTTTCTTTACAACACGTCAAGGAACCGTAAAACGGACAAGCATTTCTGCTTTTTCAAATATCCGCAGCAACGGGATCAGAGCAATTGTTTTACGAGAAGATGATGAGTTGATGACCGTTTCGGTTACAGATGGAAAACAAACAATCATTATCGGAACGCATTTAGGTTATGCAGTCAGCTTTGAAGAAACGGTTGTACGGAATATGGGACGTAGTGCAAGCGGCGTACGCGGTATTCGCTTACGCGACGATGATTACGTCGTAGGAATGGATCTGTTGACAGCTGATTCTGAAGTGCTGATCATTACAGAAAAAGGTTATGGAAAACGGACCAACGCAAGTGAATATGCAGTTAAAGGCCGGGGGGGTAAAGGCGTGAAAACAGCTAATATCACTGAAAAAAATGGTCCTTTAGCTGGCTTGACAACTGTCAAAGGTGATGAAGACATCATGTTGATTACCAACTCAGGCGTTATTATTCGTTTTAGTGTAGACAGTATTTCACAAACTGGTCGTGCTACACTAGGCGTTCGTTTAATCCGTGTAGCAGACAATGGCATAGTTTCTACAATGGCAAAAGTTGATGCTGAAGAAGCTGAGATTGAAGCACCAGATGCAAATGTAGAAATTGTTTCAGCTAAAGATGGACATGAATCAGATGTTGAAGTAGTATCAGAAACAGAGAAACAACTTGAGGAAGAACAACAAAATTCTGAAGAATAA
- the gyrB gene encoding DNA topoisomerase (ATP-hydrolyzing) subunit B: protein MRNKADLAQDYDASQIQVLEGLEAVRKRPGMYIGSTSGEGLHHLVWEIVDNSIDEALAGFANEINVIVEEDNSITVIDNGRGIPVDIQKKTGRPALETVFTILHAGGKFGGGGYKVSGGLHGVGGSVVNALSTSLEVRVHKNGKIYFQGYSRGAVLNDVEVIGDTDRHGTTVHFLPDPEIFKETTTYDFERLAVRVRELAFLNRGLKITIEDKREETPKVLEYHYEGGIKSYVAFLNKNKNVLFEDPIFLEGEQQGISVEVALQYTDGYHANLLTFANNIHTYEGGTHESGFKTALTRVINDYAKRNKLIKESEENLTGEDVREGLTAVVSIKHPDPQFEGQTKTKLGNSEARTITDRLFSAHFDKFLMENPQVARKVVEKGLLASRARLAAKRAREVTRKKSGLEISNLPGKLADCSSKDPSISELFIVEGDSAGGSAKQGRSRLFQAILPIRGKILNVEKATLDRILANEEIRSLFTAMGTGFGGDFDLSKARYHKLVIMTDADVDGAHIRTLLLTLFYRYMRPVVEAGYVYIAQPPLYQVRQGKKVVYLDSDVELDELLEELPVSPKPVIQRYKGLGEMDAEQLWETTMNPENRRMLQVSVEDAIEADQVLDMLMGDRVEPRRKFIEDNARYVQNLDI from the coding sequence ATGAGAAACAAAGCCGATTTGGCTCAAGATTATGATGCGAGTCAAATTCAAGTGTTAGAAGGATTGGAAGCTGTTCGTAAACGTCCAGGTATGTACATCGGTTCAACCAGCGGTGAAGGTCTGCATCATTTAGTTTGGGAGATCGTTGATAATTCGATTGATGAAGCTTTAGCTGGATTTGCTAATGAAATCAATGTGATCGTTGAAGAAGATAACAGCATAACCGTTATTGATAACGGACGTGGGATTCCAGTAGATATCCAAAAGAAAACAGGACGTCCTGCTCTTGAGACGGTTTTCACGATTCTACATGCCGGTGGGAAATTTGGTGGCGGAGGCTATAAAGTTTCTGGTGGTTTACATGGCGTAGGTGGCTCAGTCGTGAATGCCTTATCCACTAGTTTAGAAGTTCGTGTACACAAAAATGGAAAGATTTATTTCCAAGGGTATTCTAGAGGGGCTGTTTTAAATGACGTGGAAGTGATCGGGGATACGGATCGTCATGGGACAACCGTTCATTTTTTACCGGATCCAGAAATTTTTAAAGAAACTACTACTTATGATTTTGAACGTTTAGCCGTTCGGGTGCGCGAATTGGCCTTTTTAAATCGTGGCTTAAAAATAACGATTGAAGACAAACGGGAAGAAACTCCTAAAGTATTGGAATACCACTATGAAGGCGGAATTAAAAGTTATGTAGCCTTCTTAAACAAAAATAAAAATGTCTTGTTTGAAGATCCAATCTTTTTAGAAGGCGAACAACAAGGTATTTCAGTAGAAGTTGCCTTGCAATATACTGACGGATATCATGCCAACTTATTGACATTTGCCAATAATATCCATACCTATGAAGGTGGAACGCATGAATCAGGGTTTAAAACAGCTCTAACACGAGTGATCAATGACTACGCTAAACGAAATAAACTGATAAAAGAGTCAGAAGAGAATTTAACTGGGGAAGATGTTCGTGAAGGATTGACCGCTGTGGTATCGATCAAACATCCTGATCCGCAATTTGAAGGACAAACTAAGACAAAACTAGGAAACTCTGAAGCAAGAACCATTACGGACCGTCTTTTTTCAGCTCATTTTGATAAATTCCTAATGGAAAACCCTCAAGTAGCTAGAAAAGTCGTCGAAAAAGGGTTGTTGGCTTCTAGAGCTCGTTTAGCTGCTAAACGTGCCCGTGAAGTTACCCGTAAAAAGAGCGGGTTGGAAATCAGTAACTTGCCGGGGAAATTAGCCGACTGTTCAAGTAAAGATCCATCGATCAGTGAGCTATTTATTGTTGAGGGAGATTCTGCCGGTGGGTCTGCTAAACAAGGGCGTTCTCGTTTATTCCAAGCTATTTTACCGATTCGTGGTAAGATTTTAAACGTGGAAAAAGCGACTTTGGATCGTATTCTAGCCAACGAGGAAATCCGTTCGCTCTTTACAGCGATGGGAACTGGTTTTGGCGGAGACTTTGATCTTTCCAAAGCACGTTACCATAAATTAGTGATCATGACCGATGCCGATGTGGATGGAGCCCATATTCGTACGCTTTTATTGACCCTATTTTATCGTTACATGCGTCCGGTCGTTGAAGCAGGTTATGTGTATATCGCACAACCGCCTTTGTACCAAGTAAGACAAGGAAAAAAAGTGGTTTATTTAGATTCTGATGTTGAATTAGATGAGTTATTAGAAGAATTACCAGTTTCCCCTAAACCAGTTATTCAACGGTATAAAGGATTGGGAGAAATGGATGCTGAACAACTATGGGAAACAACGATGAATCCAGAAAATAGACGGATGCTTCAAGTCTCAGTCGAAGATGCAATTGAAGCCGATCAAGTACTAGATATGCTGATGGGAGACCGTGTAGAGCCACGTCGTAAATTCATTGAAGACAATGCTCGCTATGTTCAAAACTTAGATATTTAG
- the ssb gene encoding single-stranded DNA-binding protein: protein MINRVVLVGRLTKDADLRYTSNGTAVASFTVAVNRQFTNQKGEREADFINCVAWRKTAETLANFTRKGSLVGVEGRIQTRSYDNQQGQRVYVTEVVVDTFSMLESKATSDQRRGSDDTDHAKTSQQHSYNQTQNNYSQKSAPQNQNSQYPDFGNSDPFEKSSQPIDISDDDLPF, encoded by the coding sequence GTGATTAATAGAGTTGTGTTAGTTGGAAGATTAACTAAAGATGCGGATTTAAGATACACTTCAAATGGTACAGCTGTTGCTTCTTTCACTGTGGCAGTAAATAGACAATTTACAAACCAAAAAGGTGAAAGAGAAGCAGATTTTATTAACTGTGTTGCTTGGAGAAAGACAGCAGAAACATTAGCTAATTTTACGCGTAAAGGTTCATTAGTTGGTGTGGAAGGGCGTATTCAAACGCGTTCTTATGATAATCAACAAGGGCAACGTGTTTACGTTACTGAAGTTGTTGTTGATACTTTTTCAATGTTGGAATCAAAAGCCACAAGTGACCAACGTCGCGGCTCAGATGATACTGACCATGCAAAAACTTCTCAACAACATTCATATAACCAAACACAAAATAATTACTCACAAAAATCGGCTCCTCAAAATCAAAATTCTCAATATCCTGATTTTGGAAACTCTGATCCATTTGAAAAGAGTAGCCAACCGATAGATATTTCAGATGATGATTTACCGTTCTAA
- the rplI gene encoding 50S ribosomal protein L9, whose amino-acid sequence MKVIFLEDVKGKGKKGDVKNVADGYAHNFLIKNGLAKEATSGSLSELKGKVKAEEKQQAEIKQEAEELKALLEKEANAIVIKAKAAEDGRLFGSITTKQIAAAAQKQLGIKLDKRKIELNVPIRTVTSMKLDVKVHPEVVATMTVNVLPE is encoded by the coding sequence ATGAAAGTTATATTTTTAGAAGATGTAAAAGGTAAAGGTAAAAAAGGCGATGTAAAAAATGTTGCTGATGGATACGCACACAACTTTTTAATTAAAAATGGTTTAGCTAAAGAAGCAACATCCGGCAGTTTGAGTGAATTAAAAGGAAAAGTAAAGGCAGAAGAAAAACAACAAGCAGAAATCAAACAAGAAGCAGAAGAACTAAAAGCACTTTTAGAGAAAGAAGCTAATGCCATTGTGATTAAAGCAAAAGCTGCTGAAGATGGTCGGTTATTTGGATCAATTACAACAAAGCAAATTGCTGCTGCTGCCCAAAAACAATTGGGTATTAAATTGGACAAGCGTAAAATCGAATTAAATGTGCCAATTCGGACAGTCACTTCCATGAAATTAGACGTTAAAGTACACCCAGAAGTAGTTGCCACAATGACGGTAAATGTTTTGCCGGAATAG
- a CDS encoding DHH family phosphoesterase — protein MEKLSQEKLPKFLNDDKFKWFAVGIGLLQLVTIVLGFLTHIALGIILTVVFAVTVVLLYDMAKKISVETTKYIADLSYRIKRGEQEALIKMPIGILLFNEEYEVQWTNPYLQNHLGYQEVLGKKINEVDKELAELIQNSNTSGLKTAHWGGNIYQIIVQEDIRVVYLMDITEYAQIQEKYEDEKIVIGNIFVDNHDEIVQGMNDRSVSSLNNFITMELSNWAKEHHVYLKRVAEDRFIVMMHRSSLATIEEEKFAIIDRIRERTSKQNFPLTLSIGLAYGDNDLSKLAKLSQSNLDLALGRGGDQVVVKSTDGEPRYYGGKTNPMEKRTRVRSRIISQALQELMKQADQIFIMGHSYPDMDAIGSSLGVRRIAEMNGKEAWIIIEPEEFSKDISQLVDEIEKDNSISRYIITPETAKEMTTANTLLIMVDHHRPSLSIAPDLVEEINNVVVIDHHRRSEEFPEKPVLVYIEPYASSTAELVTELFEYQPNDGNPINKIEATAMLGGIIVDTKSFSLRTGTRTFDAASYLRSCGADAVLIQRLLKEDTDTYLLRSHLIETIEFISDSMAVATGEEDQVYDTVVAAQTADTMLNMTNVDAAFVITKRSDNRIGISARSLGEINVQVIMEKLGGGGHLSNAATQIEDRTVAEAKEMLRAVVVNQEEEEKE, from the coding sequence ATGGAGAAACTGTCTCAAGAAAAACTCCCAAAGTTTTTGAATGATGACAAATTCAAATGGTTTGCTGTTGGTATTGGTTTACTACAATTAGTAACGATTGTATTAGGATTTTTAACACATATTGCATTAGGTATCATCTTGACAGTCGTTTTTGCGGTTACTGTCGTTTTGTTATATGACATGGCTAAAAAAATTAGTGTTGAAACTACTAAATACATCGCTGACTTATCTTACCGGATTAAGAGAGGAGAACAAGAAGCTCTCATTAAAATGCCGATTGGTATTTTATTGTTTAATGAAGAGTATGAAGTACAGTGGACTAACCCTTATCTTCAAAATCATTTGGGATATCAAGAGGTTTTAGGCAAGAAAATCAATGAGGTCGATAAAGAACTAGCTGAGTTGATTCAGAATAGCAATACATCAGGTTTGAAAACAGCTCATTGGGGCGGAAATATTTATCAAATCATTGTACAAGAGGATATCCGGGTTGTGTATTTAATGGATATTACTGAATATGCTCAAATTCAGGAAAAATACGAAGATGAAAAAATAGTGATTGGAAATATCTTCGTAGATAATCATGATGAAATTGTACAAGGGATGAATGACCGAAGTGTTTCGAGTCTAAATAATTTTATTACAATGGAATTATCCAACTGGGCAAAGGAACACCATGTTTATTTAAAAAGGGTAGCAGAAGATCGCTTTATTGTGATGATGCACCGCTCGTCTTTAGCCACTATCGAAGAAGAAAAGTTTGCCATTATTGATCGTATTCGGGAACGAACGTCTAAACAAAACTTTCCTTTAACGCTTAGCATCGGATTAGCTTATGGAGACAATGATTTAAGTAAGTTAGCGAAGCTGTCTCAAAGTAACTTAGATTTAGCATTAGGACGAGGCGGAGACCAAGTGGTGGTTAAATCGACAGATGGGGAACCCCGTTACTATGGTGGGAAAACAAATCCAATGGAGAAAAGAACGCGTGTTCGCTCTAGAATCATTAGCCAAGCGCTTCAAGAATTAATGAAACAAGCAGATCAAATCTTTATTATGGGACATAGTTACCCGGATATGGATGCCATCGGTTCTTCACTAGGTGTTCGAAGAATTGCTGAAATGAATGGAAAAGAAGCTTGGATCATTATTGAACCAGAAGAATTTAGCAAAGATATTTCACAACTAGTGGATGAAATAGAAAAAGATAACTCGATTAGCCGTTACATTATCACACCGGAAACAGCTAAAGAAATGACGACTGCGAATACGCTGTTGATTATGGTCGATCACCATCGTCCATCATTATCAATAGCACCGGATCTAGTAGAAGAGATTAACAACGTGGTGGTTATTGATCATCATCGCCGTAGTGAGGAGTTTCCGGAAAAACCTGTCTTAGTCTATATAGAACCCTATGCTTCTTCAACTGCAGAATTAGTTACAGAATTATTTGAATATCAGCCTAATGATGGAAACCCAATCAATAAAATTGAAGCGACTGCTATGTTGGGCGGCATCATCGTAGACACAAAAAGTTTTTCTTTGCGGACAGGAACACGAACATTTGATGCAGCGAGTTATTTGAGGTCATGTGGAGCGGATGCTGTTTTAATTCAACGACTGTTAAAAGAAGATACAGATACGTATTTGCTTCGCAGCCATTTGATTGAAACAATTGAATTTATCAGCGATTCTATGGCCGTAGCAACTGGTGAAGAAGATCAGGTTTATGATACAGTAGTAGCAGCACAAACAGCAGATACTATGCTGAATATGACGAATGTGGATGCAGCTTTTGTGATCACGAAACGTTCCGATAACCGTATAGGAATCAGTGCACGCAGTTTAGGCGAGATCAATGTCCAAGTAATCATGGAAAAACTTGGCGGCGGCGGTCACTTATCTAATGCAGCCACTCAAATAGAGGATCGTACGGTTGCAGAAGCAAAAGAGATGCTGCGTGCTGTAGTAGTAAATCAAGAAGAGGAGGAAAAAGAATGA
- the rpsF gene encoding 30S ribosomal protein S6, with protein sequence MSQTVNYEILYIIRPNIEEAEKATLIERFDTILKDNGAEIAESKDWSKRRLAYEIKKFHEGIYHIVKLTATDAAAINEFDRLSKINDDILRHMIIKVEA encoded by the coding sequence ATGAGCCAAACAGTAAATTATGAAATTTTATACATTATCCGTCCAAATATTGAAGAAGCTGAAAAAGCTACTTTGATCGAACGTTTTGATACTATTTTAAAAGATAATGGTGCTGAAATCGCTGAATCTAAAGACTGGTCGAAACGCCGTTTAGCTTACGAAATCAAGAAGTTCCACGAAGGAATTTACCATATCGTAAAACTAACTGCTACAGATGCAGCGGCAATCAACGAATTCGATCGTTTGTCTAAGATCAATGATGATATTTTACGTCATATGATTATTAAAGTAGAAGCTTAA